A region of ANME-2 cluster archaeon DNA encodes the following proteins:
- a CDS encoding type II toxin-antitoxin system RelE/ParE family toxin — MVELNWTHEAEQWLHDIYDYISKENPDAALQTIESIYKKVQILKEFPESGYYYNRNHSHHIRILLYGHYRIAYLIKPDRNIDILGVFHGSLDIERYLVESD; from the coding sequence ATGGTCGAATTGAACTGGACCCACGAAGCAGAACAATGGCTTCATGACATTTACGATTACATCTCGAAAGAAAATCCAGACGCTGCACTTCAAACAATAGAATCCATTTACAAAAAGGTTCAAATCCTAAAAGAATTCCCTGAATCAGGATATTATTACAACCGCAATCATTCCCACCATATACGTATCCTGCTTTATGGCCACTACCGCATCGCTTATTTAATAAAACCTGATAGAAATATCGACATCCTCGGTGTTTTTCATGGCTCTCTTGATATTGAGCGCTATCTCGTAGAATCGGATTAG
- a CDS encoding GNAT family N-acetyltransferase has protein sequence MFVDVLAAAGLALSVSEIIGCRYLTVDSKPESMSFYERLGFRVVERYRQTDFPGMLICNLLWKGCSRKNLLRILWGDVGVSQVCGFNEELIIEHPQLSIDMHPPH, from the coding sequence ATGTTTGTGGATGTTCTGGCTGCTGCCGGGCTGGCTTTATCAGTATCTGAGATCATAGGCTGCCGGTACCTTACTGTGGATTCCAAGCCTGAGAGTATGAGTTTCTATGAGAGGCTGGGGTTCAGGGTGGTGGAGAGGTACAGGCAGACTGATTTTCCTGGGATGTTGATATGCAACCTGTTGTGGAAAGGATGCAGCCGGAAGAATCTCTTGCGGATTTTGTGGGGTGATGTTGGTGTTAGCCAGGTATGTGGCTTTAATGAGGAACTGATCATTGAACATCCACAGCTTTCTATTGACATGCACCCCCCTCATTGA